Proteins from a single region of Juglans microcarpa x Juglans regia isolate MS1-56 chromosome 5S, Jm3101_v1.0, whole genome shotgun sequence:
- the LOC121266907 gene encoding glucan endo-1,3-beta-glucosidase 14-like: MADFSSRMTVSYFFIIFSLIYFSGFGGLRGITALGINYGQVGDNLLSPQKVLHLLSSLRLTKARIYDTNPQILTSFANSNIELIVTVENEMLAQLIYPQQALQWVSTHIKPYFPATRITGIAVGNEIFSGDDTTLMAYLVPAMVSIHGALVQLGLDSHIQVSTPSSLAVLAESYPPSVGSFKSEVYATMSQVLKFLASTKSPFWINAYPYFAYKDDPERISLDYVLFNPNSGMVDPYTKLHYDNMLYAQVDAVIFAIARMGYDGIEVRVSETGWPSKGDLNEVGATIENAAVYNRNLLRRQLQNEGTPLRPNIRIEVYLFALFNEDLKPGPTSERNYGLYQPDGTMCYNVGLSTLSSTSSTSTTSISLTSSATKAAKMENQSLVYSMIVYLLTFQVLMRRQT, from the exons ATGGCAGATTTTAGTAGTAGAATGACCGTGagctatttttttatcatattttctcTGATCTACTTCTCAG GCTTTGGAGGTCTTCGAGGGATCACAGCACTTGGAATCAACTATGGTCAAGTGGGAGATAATTTGTTATCACCCCAGAAAGTCCTCCATCTTTTAAGCTCCCTTAGGCTAACAAAAGCAAGAATCTACGACACCAATCCTCAAATATTGACGTCATTCGCCAACTCCAACATAGAACTCATTGTCACAGTCGAAAACGAAATGCTAGCTCAGTTGATCTACCCACAACAAGCCCTTCAGTGGGTAAGCACCCATATCAAGCCTTACTTTCCTGCTACAAGAATCACCGGAATAGCAGTCGGAAACGAAATATTCTCGGGCGACGACACAACTCTAATGGCGTATCTTGTTCCAGCCATGGTCAGTATTCATGGTGCTCTAGTTCAATTAGGTCTAGACTCACACATTCAAGTCTCGACACCCAGTTCTCTTGCTGTTCTTGCCGAGTCATATCCACCTTCGGTCGGAAGTTTCAAAAGCGAAGTCTACGCCACCATGTCTCAAGTACTAAAGTTCTTGGCAAGCACCAAATCACCCTTTTGGATCAATGCCTATCCATATTTTGCATATAAGGATGACCCAGAAAGAATTTCTCTGGACTACGTTCTTTTCAATCCTAATTCAGGAATGGTCGATCCTTATACCAAGCTGCACTATGACAACATGCTCTATGCTCAGGTAGATGCAGTCATTTTTGCTATTGCTAGGATGGGTTATGACGGAATAGAGGTTAGAGTCTCTGAAACTGGTTGGCCATCAAAAGGGGACCTCAATGAAGTTGGCGCCACGATAGAGAATGCTGCTGTTTACAACAGGAACTTGCTGAGAAGGCAACTGCAGAATGAAGGGACACCTTTGAGGCCTAACATAAGGATTGAAGTTTATCTTTTTGCTTTGTTCAATGAGGATTTGAAGCCAGGACCAACTTCAGAAAGGAATTATGGTCTGTATCAACCAGATGGAACCATGTGTTACAATGTAGGACTCTCTACCTTATCAAGCACTTCCTCAACTTCAACAACTTCCATTTCTCTTACTTCCTCTGCCACAAAG GCTGCAAAAATGGAAAATCAAAGCTTGGTGTACTCGATGATTGTGTATTTGCTGACCTTCCAAGTTTTGATGAGAAGACAAACTTAA